One window from the genome of Candidatus Yanofskybacteria bacterium encodes:
- a CDS encoding glycosyltransferase family 4 protein, protein MAVRPIKIVLATGIFYPDVGGPAIHVRKIAEALAGRGHLPVVIAYGDYDGPEQFPFKVIRISNKLSPLPRHLKYLLVLFKQAFGAKTLYAFNLSTAGIPVFIVGKVLRKKIIIRVPGDPIWERIVEGGKRLVSFVNYYKQGLYLIDRPWLFKTIKFILPKFDKIVFYTPFLSEIYQKYYDVPAGKITIILNPVFKRQPISFELSSEPTVLFAGRFVAYKNLELVIRAFDGVWRQFNKGKLVLIGEGPDREKLEKVISNLPSANHIDIISKVNQDKLFEYISSSWVGIGPALTEFNPNFILECLSFGKPVLLSRENGLLVKMPEEFLFDPQSEQELQSKMSQFFNAEFYKRAETIVAEMALNQTWDKVINSHHDILEV, encoded by the coding sequence ATGGCCGTAAGACCGATAAAAATCGTCCTAGCTACAGGTATATTTTATCCCGATGTTGGCGGGCCGGCGATACATGTGCGTAAAATTGCTGAAGCGTTAGCAGGAAGAGGCCACCTGCCGGTAGTTATTGCCTATGGCGACTATGATGGTCCGGAACAATTTCCGTTTAAAGTTATCAGAATTTCTAATAAGTTATCGCCACTACCAAGACATCTTAAATACCTACTTGTCTTATTTAAACAGGCTTTTGGCGCAAAAACACTGTATGCTTTTAATTTGTCAACCGCCGGAATTCCTGTTTTTATCGTCGGTAAAGTATTGCGAAAAAAAATTATAATTCGCGTTCCGGGTGATCCAATTTGGGAACGCATAGTCGAGGGTGGCAAACGTCTGGTATCTTTTGTTAATTATTACAAACAAGGACTATATTTGATTGACAGGCCGTGGCTTTTCAAAACTATAAAATTCATCCTGCCGAAATTTGATAAAATAGTTTTTTATACGCCGTTTCTGTCGGAGATTTATCAGAAATATTACGATGTTCCAGCCGGCAAAATTACAATTATTCTCAATCCCGTTTTTAAGCGACAGCCGATTAGTTTTGAGTTAAGCAGCGAACCGACGGTTTTATTTGCCGGTCGCTTTGTGGCATATAAAAATCTAGAGCTAGTAATCAGGGCTTTTGACGGCGTATGGCGACAATTTAACAAGGGAAAGCTGGTGTTGATAGGCGAGGGGCCGGACAGGGAAAAGCTGGAAAAAGTTATCTCTAATTTACCCTCAGCCAACCACATCGATATAATTTCAAAAGTAAATCAGGATAAATTGTTTGAATACATTTCTTCTTCGTGGGTGGGCATTGGGCCGGCGCTTACCGAGTTTAACCCAAATTTTATTTTAGAGTGTTTATCGTTTGGTAAACCGGTGCTTTTAAGCCGTGAGAATGGGTTATTAGTCAAAATGCCGGAAGAATTTTTGTTTGATCCACAAAGTGAACAGGAGCTTCAATCAAAAATGAGCCAGTTTTTTAACGCGGAATTTTATAAGAGAGCCGAAACGATTGTGGCGGAAATGGCGTTAAACCAAACCTGGGATAAAGTGATAAATTCCCACCATGACATTTTAGAAGTTTGA
- a CDS encoding glycosyltransferase family 2 protein encodes MWQNKTISVVISTYKEKNSVRKMADDFFNTGRVDEVIVVNNNAEPGTDDEIRKTRSRLIYESKQGYGYGYRRGIKEASGDYVVLCEADNTYAAEDLERFLVFARDFPIVVGSRTNRSTIFDTKTMNLLRRLSNVIYAKVIEIIYSTTTLTDIGCTYKLFRKEALRKLEPQFQTTNSLFATELVLLAAVNRIPFVEIPVTFRERVGISGTIPHFGKLIEWAIRIWVFIWIYWWKWQWKKLFHHNSNF; translated from the coding sequence ATGTGGCAGAACAAAACCATATCAGTTGTTATTTCAACTTACAAAGAAAAAAATTCAGTTAGAAAGATGGCTGACGATTTTTTTAATACCGGACGTGTTGACGAAGTAATAGTGGTTAATAATAATGCAGAACCAGGAACAGATGATGAAATCCGCAAAACCAGGTCACGACTTATCTATGAATCTAAACAGGGATACGGCTATGGTTACCGGCGGGGCATCAAGGAAGCCAGCGGCGATTATGTTGTTTTGTGTGAAGCTGATAATACCTACGCCGCAGAAGACCTGGAACGGTTTTTGGTTTTTGCAAGAGATTTCCCAATTGTGGTCGGATCACGCACCAATCGCAGTACCATATTTGATACTAAAACCATGAATCTATTAAGAAGACTAAGCAACGTGATCTACGCCAAAGTTATAGAGATTATCTACTCCACCACGACCTTAACTGATATTGGCTGCACTTATAAACTTTTCCGCAAAGAAGCTCTGCGTAAACTTGAACCGCAATTCCAAACTACTAATTCACTTTTTGCAACTGAACTTGTGCTTCTTGCGGCTGTAAACAGAATCCCATTTGTAGAGATACCGGTTACATTCCGTGAGCGGGTTGGGATTTCAGGAACAATCCCCCACTTTGGCAAACTTATTGAGTGGGCTATTCGTATCTGGGTTTTTATTTGGATCTATTGGTGGAAATGGCAGTGGAAAAAACTTTTCCATCACAACTCAAACTTCTAA
- the rfbB gene encoding dTDP-glucose 4,6-dehydratase encodes MLRNKNASTILVAGGAGFIGSNFIRYILGKYPKIRIVNLDKLTYSGNPDNLKDVVSNRRYKFIKGDIAENDLVYKVFRNYKPNYVINFAAETHVDRSIHVGAGEFIYANIIGVFNFLEAVKKYGVKNYVQVSTDEVFGSLSLGSKKKFKENTVFCPNAPYSATKAGGDLLCNAYFKTWGVPVVVTHCSNNYGPYQYPEKLIPFFILRMLEDKKLPLYGDGRNVRDWIYVLDHCRALELCLFKGKPGEVYNIGADNEMSNREIAKLILDYFGRNESRIEFVADRPGHDRRYSVDSSKIKREFGWKPKYNFKKAFATTIKWYLDNPKWIERVRKKADVFNPHIF; translated from the coding sequence GTGTTACGAAATAAAAATGCGTCCACAATTTTGGTTGCCGGCGGAGCCGGATTTATCGGCTCTAATTTTATTAGATATATTTTGGGTAAGTACCCGAAAATTAGGATAGTTAATTTAGACAAGCTGACTTATTCCGGCAACCCTGACAATCTCAAAGATGTTGTCAGTAACAGACGATATAAATTTATCAAAGGCGATATTGCCGAAAATGATTTGGTATACAAAGTTTTTAGAAACTATAAACCAAACTATGTAATAAATTTTGCCGCAGAAACTCATGTTGATCGCAGTATTCATGTTGGCGCCGGAGAGTTTATTTACGCCAACATCATAGGTGTTTTTAATTTTTTGGAGGCGGTCAAAAAATATGGTGTAAAAAACTATGTTCAGGTTTCCACCGATGAAGTTTTTGGCAGTTTGAGCCTTGGTTCTAAAAAAAAATTTAAAGAAAATACCGTGTTTTGCCCAAATGCTCCTTATTCTGCCACCAAGGCCGGCGGAGATTTGCTTTGCAACGCTTATTTTAAAACCTGGGGCGTGCCGGTTGTGGTTACCCATTGCTCCAATAATTACGGGCCATACCAGTATCCCGAAAAACTAATCCCATTTTTTATATTAAGAATGTTAGAGGACAAAAAACTGCCCCTTTACGGCGATGGCAGAAATGTACGCGACTGGATTTATGTTTTAGACCATTGCCGAGCGTTGGAACTCTGCTTATTTAAGGGCAAACCGGGTGAGGTTTACAATATTGGAGCCGACAACGAAATGAGCAACCGTGAAATTGCAAAATTAATTCTTGATTACTTTGGCCGTAACGAATCCAGGATTGAATTTGTGGCTGACCGTCCCGGCCACGATCGTCGTTACTCTGTTGATTCGTCTAAAATAAAAAGAGAGTTTGGCTGGAAACCAAAATATAATTTTAAGAAAGCATTTGCGACTACCATAAAATGGTATCTGGATAATCCCAAATGGATAGAACGAGTGCGCAAGAAGGCCGATGTTTTTAATCCGCATATTTTCTGA